tattaattttttaatacaatagtaattcttttagtattaatttaaaaagaaaaactaatttcGCGGCAAATCCCAACCCAATATAGGCTTCCCATCTCTAGGTGAAAATTTCACAATAACACTAGTCCTAGAAAACTATCAAATTGACCAATCTGACCATTGTCAGAACTTGCAAGTTCTGAAGTCCTAATTAGTTCAGACTTCAGAAACAAAAGCCTTTACCCTTCCCTAGAAAAACATCATCTCTTTCTAAGATTCCCCCTTTCACCACTACTTCTTGCCAGAGGGTAGGTAAAGTAAAGTATCATTTCCCGCCACAAAAGCCCcttccttcatcttctcttcctctttttccCGCCACATATATGTTCCtcaagaagagaaaagagaggcaagtaaaataaaaaagaccatACTAGTCCATCATACACACACCACACACCAAACTtcataaaaagaagaaagaaaatgaagggAACATCCAAATTCATCATGGGAGCAACCTTGGTAATGGTGGTAAGCCTTGTCATTGTTCTTGGCCTCATTCTAGTGCTACTTGCTGAACTCTATTGTTCTCTCTTACTCCGCCGCCGCCAGCTCAGGAAAAAAACCAACACCATTCCCATCTCCACCACTCAAACCACCACAACCATACCAAATTCTTCCCCTTCAAACACACCACAACactctccttctcctcctcctcctcctcctcctcccttTAGCAATGTTTACTCACAAGGGGTCCTCCAAGCCCCAAGAAGCTTCCTTTTCCCTTGCAAAGATGAACCAAATGCAACCCCACGTGGCATTGGACTTGTTTCTGTCTCATCATCTCCACTAGCATCATTCTTGGCAAGGGCTCCACCACAGTCTCTTCTTCAAGTTGGTGCTAGTGACAATGAAAGTCCATGTGTTGATAATAACAAGTACTCTTGTGGTGGTGTGGAGCAGCACCTTGTGTACATTTCCAACCCCATTTATGAGAAGTAAGAACGAAGAGGGGAAAGCAAGTGGGGAATATACCCCGTTTGAGA
This region of Glycine max cultivar Williams 82 chromosome 7, Glycine_max_v4.0, whole genome shotgun sequence genomic DNA includes:
- the LOC102669368 gene encoding uncharacterized protein → MGATLVMVVSLVIVLGLILVLLAELYCSLLLRRRQLRKKTNTIPISTTQTTTTIPNSSPSNTPQHSPSPPPPPPPPFSNVYSQGVLQAPRSFLFPCKDEPNATPRGIGLVSVSSSPLASFLARAPPQSLLQVGASDNESPCVDNNKYSCGGVEQHLVYISNPIYENGSSGEDDAQGSPPPSLTPPLTPMKKLPAQGSSVSLRGATSLGTSGSGGAPCTSSSW